From a single Silene latifolia isolate original U9 population chromosome 6, ASM4854445v1, whole genome shotgun sequence genomic region:
- the LOC141587159 gene encoding protein phosphatase 2C 29-like: MGVAISHLIPCLTPPPNSHAPPTSHSQNDIVYSAEEPLDETLGHSFCYLRSSARFLSPTSSDRFISPPSHSFRAISGAAVSANSATPTACADSSSAVLNGFDCTSSFTAIPLQPVPRGNHPNGHFLSGPIELGAMSGPLDFSAALSEAGAVPFSAPLSVESSNYKKKRRRNKSLAGIKRTFHRSFSEKKQPWVVPVGRKEAGAGGGAGEEVVSKETEVDGSSDNVQWALGKAGEDRVHVVVSEEHGWMFVGIYDGFNGPDAPEFLMGHLYRALFHQLKGLFWDNLGGDDVAINGDNGVVSCGVGSEGIGVVNEEEENGGVGGVVKRVTFLQEVEKKEVRRKLWEYLADNDAEDGLDLSGSDRFAFSVDDAVRVSNVESGVSRRSLLLSKLKQGWSRSKDGHCKGGLFNWRFKAGEKEKVDVENRVEEVGEGEKVCTNGRTRKTGPVDHELVLRALGHALEKTEHAYLDLTDRVIDRYPELALMGSCLLAVLMRNEDVYVMNLGDSRAIVAQFEPKESCSNGESKEEMERGSSNQVDEECTPDGLKARSVSHECPLQAMKLTALQLSTDHSTSIEEEVKRIKREHPDDNHCIVNDRVKGRLKVTRAFGAGFLKQAKFNDSLLEMFRNEFIGSAPYVSCIPSLRHHQLGPRDQFLVLSSDGLYQYFSNQEVVSFVENFLEKYPDGDPAQHLIEELLNRAAKKAGMDFHDLLDIPQGDRRKYHDDVTVMVISLEGRIWKSSGKYP; the protein is encoded by the exons ATGGGAGTCGCCATTTCTCACCTCATCCCTTGCCTCACGCCTCCTCCCAACTCCCACGCGCCGCCAACTTCACATTCCCAAAACGACATCGTCTACTCCGCTGAAGAACCCCTCGACGAAACCCTAGGTCACTCCTTCTGCTACCTCCGCTCTTCCGCCCGCTTCCTCTCTCCCACTTCCTCCGACCGCTTCATCTCTCCGCCCTCCCACTCCTTCCGCGCCATCTCCGGAGCCGCCGTCTCCGCCAACTCAGCCACCCCCACCGCATGCGCCGACTCATCCTCCGCCGTCCTTAATGGCTTTGACTGCACTTCCAGCTTCACCGCCATCCCTCTTCAGCCTGTTCCGCGTGGGAACCACCCCAACGGTCACTTTCTCTCCGGTCCGATCGAGCTGGGGGCTATGTCCGGTCCGCTCGACTTCTCCGCTGCCTTGTCGGAAGCAGGGGCAGTTCCATTCTCCGCCCCGTTGAGCGTGGAGAGTAGTAATTataagaagaagaggaggaggaacaagaGTTTGGCGGGGATTAAGAGGACTTTTCATAGGAGTTTTTCGGAGAAGAAGCAGCCTTGGGTAGTACCTGTTGGGAGGAAGGAAGCCGGTGCCGGGGGAGGGGCTGGTGAGGAGGTAGTTAGTAAGGAGACTGAGGTTGATGGGAGTAGTGATAATGTGCAGTGGGCGTTGGGGAAGGCGGGGGAGGATAGGGTTCATGTTGTTGTGTCTGAAGAGCATGGCTGGATGTTTGTTGGGATTTATGATGGGTTTAATGGACCGGATGCTCCCGAGTTTTTGATGGGTCATTTGTATCGTGCTTTGTTTCATCAGCTCAAGGGTTTGTTTTGGGACAATCTGGGGGGTGATGATGTTGCTATTAATGGGGACAATGGTGTTGTTAGTTGTGGAGTAGGGAGTGAGGGGATTGGGGTTGTGAACGAGGAGGAGGAGAATGGCGGTGTTGGGGGAGTGGTGAAGAGGGTGACGTTTTTGCAAGAGGTTGAAAAGAAGGAGGTGAGGAGGAAGTTGTGGGAGTATTTGGCGGATAATGATGCTGAGGATGGGCTTGATTTGTCGGGGTCAGATAGGTTTGCGTTCTCTGTGGATGACGCTGTTAGGGTTAGCAATGTAGAGTCAGGGGTGAGTAGGAGGTCGTTGTTGTTGTCAAAGTTGAAACAGGGGTGGAGTAGGAGTAAAGATGGGCATTGTAAAGGGGGGTTGTTTAATTGGAGGTTTAAAGCGGGGGAGAAAGAGAAGGTGGATGTTGAGAATAGGGTTGAGGAGGTGGGAGAGGGTGAGAAAGTGTGTACCAACGGTAGGACGAGGAAGACTGGACCTGTTGATCACGAGTTGGTTTTGAGAGCGTTGGGACATGCATTGGAGAAGACGGAGCATGCTTATTTGGATTTGACAGATAGGGTTATTGATCGATATCCCGAGCTTGCGCTCATGGGTTCGTGTTTGTTGGCTGTTTTAATGAGAAATGAGGATGTGTATGTGATGAATTTAGGGGATAGCCGTGCTATTGTGGCACAATTTGAGCCCAAAGAGAGTTGTTCGAAtggggaatcaaaggaggagatGGAGAGGGGCTCTAGTAATCAAGTAGATGAGGAATGCACACCTGATGGTCTGAAGGCTAGGAGCGTGTCTCATGAGTGCCCCTTGCAAGCAATGAAGCTGACTGCATTGCAGCTCTCGACGGACCATAGTACGAGCATTGAAGAA GAAGTTAAAAGAATTAAGAGGGAACATCCGGATGATAACCATTGCATTGTCAATGATAGAGTTAAAGGCCGTCTTAAGGTTACTCGAGCATTTGGAGCTGGATTTCTCAAACAG GCTAAGTTTAATGATTCCCTACTGGAGATGTTCAGAAACGAGTTCATTGGGTCTGCACCATATGTATCTTGCATCCCCTCTCTTCGTCACCACCAACTTGGCCCTAGAGATCAATTTTTGGTTCTCTCATCAGATGGTTTATACCAGTATTTCAGCAATCAGGAAGTGGTTTcttttgttgagaatttcttGGAGAAGTACCCTGATGGAGATCCAGCACAACATTTGATAGAGGAGCTTCTCAATCGAGCTGCCAAGAAAGCAG GTATGGATTTTCACGACTTATTGGACATCCCACAGGGCGACCGTCGGAAATACCATGATGATGTAACTGTGATGGTGATCTCGCTTGAAGGGAGAATTTGGAAGTCTTCAGGAAAATACCCCTGA